The stretch of DNA CCGACCGCATTGGCTCCGGGAATGGCCAGCATGAATGCTGCAATGGCCTTCGCATGGTGCTTTGACTGGAAGAAACCGCTCAAATAATAGACCATGCATGGATAGAAGCTTGCTTCGGCTACCCCCAATAGGAACCGAGCCGTATAGAATTGCCATGGTTCCGTCACGAATGCCATCAGGATCGCGATGATCGCCCACGAAACCATGATTCGGCTGATCCAGCGCCGGGCCCCGATCCTGGTCATGATGGCACTTCCAGGTACCTCCAGCAAGAAGTAACCTAAGAAGAATATACCCGCTCCGAGACCAAATACAGCATTGGAAAAGCCAAGATCTTCATTCATCTGTAAAGCGGCAAAACTGATATTCACACGATCCAGGATCGAGATGAAGAAACAAAGAAACAGAAATGGTATCAGACGTAATGTCACTTTCCGGGTGGTGGATTTCTCCAGCATGTGCTGCTCCAAGATCATTCCTCCATTCATTCAGATGACGGGCGGGCAAGCATCCCGCCCTCGTTGCTCAGTCCATATGCGAGCCACCGTTGATATCGATTTCTTCCCCGGTTATATACGAGGATTCTTCCGAGGCGAGGAATGCGACAGCAGAGGCGATTTCTTTCGTCTCCCCCGGTCTGCCCAGCGGGATACCAGAAATGACCTGGAGTGCATCTTCCTGCGGGAGCGACTTCCAAATATCCGTATTCACCAATCCCGGCGCAACACAATTGACGGTAATGCCATCCAAACCTACTTCCCGTGCCAAGTTTTTGGAGAAGCCAAGCACTGCCGCTTTGGATGCGGAATAATGCGCTCCGCCGAATACACCCCCGCCTCGTTTGGCAGACACGGAAGAAAGGCTGATGATGCGTCCGTATTTTTGCTTACGCATTGGCTCCAATACCGCTTGTGTGCATAAGAACAAGCCAAACATATTGACGTTGAATATTTTGGTGATATCGGTCAGCGTCATTTCTTCCACTGTCACCTTCTGGGAAATCCCGGCATTGTTGACGAGAATATCAATCCGGCCGAAGGCTTCAAGCGTTTTTTCCACCATGGCATCGACTGAAGCTTTATCCGTCACATTGACTTCCACTCCAAGTGCTGTTCCGCCAGCTTCTGTGACGACAGCCACCGTCTCCTCGATGCCTTCTTTATTCAAGTCGGCGATGACCACCTTTGCCCCTTGCTTGGCAAGTGTCAATGCGATAGTCCTGCCGATTCCTTTTGCAGATCCACTGCCTGTAACGATTGCGACTCTTTCATCTAATTTGAACATGTTCTCCAGACCCCTATGCTATTAATTTGTCAATAATTCGGTTGCTGTCGCGACAATGTTTTCGACGGTGATGCCATTGATTTCAAGAAGCTTCCCGTATGGGGCGGATTCACCGAATCTATCCTGCACACCGATTCGCGCAAGGCGCCCTTTCCCTTCTTCGGCAATGACTTCCGCCACTGCACTTCCCAGTCCATTGAGGATATTATGATCTTCCACTGTAATGATTTTTCCGATGCCGATGCATTCCTTCACTGCTTCCGTATCAAGCGGCTTGATTGTGTGCATGTCGAGTAATTTGACCGATACCCCCTTCTCCTCCAGCTGCTCTGCAGCACTCATCGCTATATGAACGGTGTCACCATTGGCGATGATGGCAATATCTTCTCCCTCGCGCAGCTGCTTTGCTTTACCGATCTCGAATGTTTCGTTTTCGTCATAGATCATCGGGACTGCATCACGAGTGAAGCGCAGGTAAACCGGCCCGTACATCGCTGCAGCTTCGGCAATCAGTTTGCGGGTGGAATGATAATCCGCCCCCATGATCACCGTCATATTCGGGAAGGAACGCATCACACCCATATCCTCGATCGCTTGGTGGCTGCCGCCGTCATTACCAGGTGTCAAACCGCCATGGGAGCAGGCGATTTTCACATTCAGGTTCGGATAGCAAACTTCCTGACGGATCTGCTCAGCCATACGCAGCGATCCGAACACCGCATACGTACTGATGAACGGGATCTTCCCTGTCGTTGCAAGACCGGCTGCGATACCGGCACCGTTTTGCTCGGCAATCCCGACATTGATATGCTGCATCGGGTATGCGGCAATGAATTTATCTGTCTTACAGGACTTTCCGATATCGATATCCACCACATAAATATCTTCATTCTCTTCACCCAAGCGGACAATCTCGTCTCCGAACGCTGCCCTGGTAGCCTTTTTCTCGACTGCTTTCTTGGTTGCACTCATACCGGCAAGCCTCCTTCCAGTTCCTTGATCGCCAACTCGAATTCTTCTTTATTCGGTGCTGTACCATGCCACGCAGCTTGATCCTCCATGTAGGAGACACCCTTTCCTTTTACCGTATCGCACACGATACACTTCGGCTTTCCGTTCTTATGTTTCGCAAAGGTATCCAATGTTTCCACGATCTGCTCCATGCTGTGCCCGTCGATACGTGTCGTATCAAAGCCGAATGCGTCGAATTTCTTCTCCAAATCAAGCAGCGGCATGACATCTTCACAGAAACCATCGATCTGCAGGCGGTTGTTATCAACGAAAACGATCAAGTTATCCAGCTTATATTTGACAGCGGCTTGAATCGCTTCCCAAATCTGACCTTCCTGGCATTCCCCGTCCCCGACCATGGCGAATACGCGATAATCCTTTTCATCACGCTGACCCGCAATCGCCATGCCGACAGCACAGGAGAGACCTTGCCCTAACGACCCCGTCGATATATCAATCCCCGGACATTTCTTCATATCCGGATGACCCTGGAATGGCGAGCCGTACTGGCGCAATGTGTATACGCTTTCATTTGACACAAAGCCTCGTAACGCCAAAGCCGCATACTGTATTGGTGCTACATGTCCTTTGGATAAGACAAATCGATCGCGATCCTCCCATTTTGGATTGGCCGGATCTACATTCATCTCCCTGAAATATAACGCAGCTATAACATCCGCAGCCGACAACGAACCACCTGGATGCCCCGATTGAGCTTCATACACCATCGTGACTGCTGTTTTGCGTAATTCAATCGCACGTTGTTTCAACTCTTCTACACTCGTTCGCTGCATATGCCACACTCCTATTCCTAAATGACCACCTTGTAAACTCATATACTTGTATACTTGTATTACAAGTGGTGTTGCACCTATCATAACGCCATTTTTCTTTGATGTCCAGTGTAAATGTTAAATCGTTGCATTTGCCCACGTGCCCTATGTTTATGGCAAACAAAAAGACACCTTTTGAGGTGCCTTTCCTTCAGGGATATTTACATGCGTTTTTCTGTATCATCTTTTATTTTTGATAAACAGCTGGTTCAAGGGATATAGGGAATCTCATTGACCAACCTTTACACAGGCATACCTGCTATCCGTATTTTAGTTCTTAACTTCATTCTCACGATTTTTTATTCTCTTCCCCTTGATAAATTTCAGTGGAAGTTATCCATTTCATAAATTGCTGGTATGGATAATACGATGTCCCATTCAATTCAATTTTAGGTGCATTGGGATGCTTGGCAAGTAAATCGGCAACCTCAGCCTTACTGAGATTCAAATATGTATGCAAATCCTTTTCCTTGATTAAAACGGGATATTCGTCTTCGAACCGAAACGAAGCTCCCGGATTTTTAAAATTCTTCAACCCATTACCGATAAAGTAGCCGAATGCTGCCAGCCCCATACCAATCCAGAAGAAATCCATTTCTACGTTCACTTACATCCCCGCTTTCTTTATTCAGGTAAATTGATAACAGTTTCTTATGCGCTCTTCAAAAAGCCAAAGAAAGTGATAACAATCAATGCAGCTGCGGAAGAGATCAGCAAAGCTATGCTGTACATTGTCATTCCCATTCCGCTAAAGTCGCCAATTATGAAACTAAGAATCAGTAAAACCATGCCTACGATCGCAAAACCGGATGGAATGATGAACATTACAGGTTTCTTATTTTTAAAGATCATTGAAATACCAATGATAATTGCACTAAAAAGAACTACCATAATCCAGAAACCCATAGTATCCACTCCATTTACAGATTGGCTGACAGTGATTATCCATCAATTGCTTATAAAAGGTATTACGAATCAGCAGCGTAGAAGTTCCTAAAATCGAGGACTGTTTAACACTTTTTCCACTGCATGAGCAAGTATCATATGATCCAAAAAAATTATGAGCGAAACCATCGAATAAATTCGAAGGAGCCCTAAGATTGCCTAGAAAATAACCATATAAAAAAGCAACCGTTCAATATAACTATTGAATGGTTGCCTAATAATTTTTCTGTCTGAATGGACATGATGATCTTTAGTGAATATCACTCTTCCTAAAGTTCCCGCCCTTGACTTCCGCTACATCATAAATCGTAACGAAAGCTCCTTCATCAATGTCCTTGATGATTTCCTTGAGCTTGCTTTCTTCCAGACGGTTGATGACACATGTGATTTCCATGAATTTCTCATGTGTATAGCCGCCGTATGCTTCCTTGTAGGTTGCACTTCTTCCCAGCCTGTCTCGGATGGTTTCCACCATCAATTTAGGCTCGGTTGTAATGATCTTGAAGGTTTTGGAACCGCTGAGACCTTCTTCAACAATGTGGATGACCTTGGATGCGATAAAGTAGGCGATTGCTGAGAGGATGGCTCCTGTCAGACCGAATACAGTGGATACAAAGATGAAGACAAATAAATTAAGGAATAGGATCAAATCACTTGTCCCGAACGGTAACTTTCGTGCCAGCAGCACAGCCAGCATATCGATGCCGTCCACGGCTCCGCCGTTACGTAAAGCAAGACCCATACCGAAACCTAGGATGATACCTCCGACAACGGTGACAAGCAGGGTATCTCCCTCGATGATGGCCGGCATATGATGCATAAGCGCAGTCCCCACCGATAATGATGCGATTCCGATGACCGAATAAATCGCGAAGCTTTTCCCTATCTGTTTATAGCCCAACCATACAAATGGAAGATTGATTAATGCAATCAGTACTCCCAGCGGCAGTCCCGCCAATTGGGAAATGACGATACTGATACCAGTGACGCCTCCGTCCGATACATTATTAGGGATCAACACGGTTTCCAGGCCGTATGCTGCGATGAATCCCCCGAGGATGACGGCTAATCCCCGTAACAGCATGAATAACTTACTACGGTTACGTTTTCTGATTTTGCTCATACAAATACCTCATTCTAAAATTTTTAACCTTATAATTTTACCACAAGGGCTATTGCATCTGCTAATTTTCAGTATAGGTGAAGGCTATGCTCCCCATACAGGCCAAAAAGAAATGCCCGTTCCTTATTAAGGAATCTCCTGCCTGCGGCTGTTTCAATCTGTTTTTCTGTCCGGCTTCCTCCAAAGGCACTGTACCTGCTTCTAACTCAGCTCTCTGTTACGATGGCATATACAGGTTTTATTGGTTTTGCTTTTTTCCTCCTTTGAATTCCCTTTGGCTTACGAAGCTGTACAACTCGGAAGCCTAAAGAAGAAAAAAGATTTGCAATAAAAAATGACCAGGTTGCTTTTCCCTAGTCTGATGCCCTGCGGTTATATTTTTATGTTTTCAGCTCATGTGGTGGTGGGGTGCGGCTGAAGACAAATGAATCAGGATCCTACGAATGTAGGCTCAGCCATACAGTCTGTGATTATCGAGCTATTTAGTGCCACAGCGACACGTATAGAATAGCATCTCTATATCTTTAGATGGAATTATTTTTTATCAACCAATACTATATTCGAATAGATTAAAATGGAAACATTTGCAAAAAGAACAAAGTAAATTGCATTCATAGTCCACCACCATGGCAGCATAATTGGTACCAAGATTAAAATAGTTCCACAAATCAAGTTACAAGAACTTATTAAGTTTATTAATTTCTGCTTATTTCTCTGTGACATACGTTGATGATTATATCCTCTAAGCAGATGTATTTTTTTCTTTACTGCTAAGAAGAATGCTATGATGATAGTGATTATACCTATTAAAATAGAAACTACTTCAATTTGCATCATACCAATCACCTCTATTATCTTTTTATTATACTAAATTTAGTCCAATTTATTCTTATGAGGTCTAATTTAATTCCTCAATAATAGTTTAACGGCCATTGCGAACATGAAATAAAACAATCGCTGCAACTGCTAGAGA from Terribacillus sp. FSL K6-0262 encodes:
- a CDS encoding YitT family protein, producing MSKIRKRNRSKLFMLLRGLAVILGGFIAAYGLETVLIPNNVSDGGVTGISIVISQLAGLPLGVLIALINLPFVWLGYKQIGKSFAIYSVIGIASLSVGTALMHHMPAIIEGDTLLVTVVGGIILGFGMGLALRNGGAVDGIDMLAVLLARKLPFGTSDLILFLNLFVFIFVSTVFGLTGAILSAIAYFIASKVIHIVEEGLSGSKTFKIITTEPKLMVETIRDRLGRSATYKEAYGGYTHEKFMEITCVINRLEESKLKEIIKDIDEGAFVTIYDVAEVKGGNFRKSDIH
- a CDS encoding SDR family NAD(P)-dependent oxidoreductase encodes the protein MFKLDERVAIVTGSGSAKGIGRTIALTLAKQGAKVVIADLNKEGIEETVAVVTEAGGTALGVEVNVTDKASVDAMVEKTLEAFGRIDILVNNAGISQKVTVEEMTLTDITKIFNVNMFGLFLCTQAVLEPMRKQKYGRIISLSSVSAKRGGGVFGGAHYSASKAAVLGFSKNLAREVGLDGITVNCVAPGLVNTDIWKSLPQEDALQVISGIPLGRPGETKEIASAVAFLASEESSYITGEEIDINGGSHMD
- a CDS encoding DNA-binding protein; amino-acid sequence: MDFFWIGMGLAAFGYFIGNGLKNFKNPGASFRFEDEYPVLIKEKDLHTYLNLSKAEVADLLAKHPNAPKIELNGTSYYPYQQFMKWITSTEIYQGEENKKS
- a CDS encoding YesK family protein; translation: MGFWIMVVLFSAIIIGISMIFKNKKPVMFIIPSGFAIVGMVLLILSFIIGDFSGMGMTMYSIALLISSAAALIVITFFGFLKSA
- a CDS encoding transketolase, which codes for MQRTSVEELKQRAIELRKTAVTMVYEAQSGHPGGSLSAADVIAALYFREMNVDPANPKWEDRDRFVLSKGHVAPIQYAALALRGFVSNESVYTLRQYGSPFQGHPDMKKCPGIDISTGSLGQGLSCAVGMAIAGQRDEKDYRVFAMVGDGECQEGQIWEAIQAAVKYKLDNLIVFVDNNRLQIDGFCEDVMPLLDLEKKFDAFGFDTTRIDGHSMEQIVETLDTFAKHKNGKPKCIVCDTVKGKGVSYMEDQAAWHGTAPNKEEFELAIKELEGGLPV
- a CDS encoding transketolase C-terminal domain-containing protein, with product MSATKKAVEKKATRAAFGDEIVRLGEENEDIYVVDIDIGKSCKTDKFIAAYPMQHINVGIAEQNGAGIAAGLATTGKIPFISTYAVFGSLRMAEQIRQEVCYPNLNVKIACSHGGLTPGNDGGSHQAIEDMGVMRSFPNMTVIMGADYHSTRKLIAEAAAMYGPVYLRFTRDAVPMIYDENETFEIGKAKQLREGEDIAIIANGDTVHIAMSAAEQLEEKGVSVKLLDMHTIKPLDTEAVKECIGIGKIITVEDHNILNGLGSAVAEVIAEEGKGRLARIGVQDRFGESAPYGKLLEINGITVENIVATATELLTN